A single window of Anopheles moucheti chromosome 2, idAnoMoucSN_F20_07, whole genome shotgun sequence DNA harbors:
- the LOC128298990 gene encoding unconventional myosin heavy chain 6: SGRIGSTPDKGVPDMTCISDIDENGINRNLKVRYERDQIYTYTGSILIAVNPYKEIDCYTQEYVAKYHGQKLGLLEPHVFAMAEAAYRNIRDNNTNQSCVISGESGAGKTETTKFILQYLCSVTCDVSTWVQQQILEANTILEAFGNAKTIRNDNSSRFGKFMQVCFDAKWCIKGCIIQDYLLEQSRITFQSPGERNYHVLYQLVAEGTTNKELAAALHLRDASFYRYLNASGGTGEAGTDQSALEIATESKRFEALRLAFNVLQISQPLIDGIFRVLSAIMWLGNLNFADVDGERCELAPEDDEIAKIVAQLLGLQEADLVQVLLKRQINVRGNITEIPLKLQEAGENRHAMAKALYSRTFAWLISHINTCINPGQDASRFLGVLDIFGFENFNTNSFEQLCINYTNEKLHKFFNHYVFALEQEIYRQEEIRFSHIQFTDNTQCLELIEKPPRCILKLLTEQCHMPKGSDTAYLTNLHSEFESNGSYVKGQDRRHWESEFGIRHYAGCVSYTVKGFVDKNRDVQQDVLFDHMSRSMNTFVQEIASFQDLLSIQHVQSASSATSTVSRGTSKGKLTVSDTFRQQLQALVDVLQSTNPWYVRCIKPNCDKLPNDYDDQLVLDQLRYLGMLDIIRIRREGFPVHLTFDDFVQKYQCLTKRFRNMSSQDQALAVIRELNVPPTEWQMGRTKVFLRSVVHEPLEDARKQVINSKALLIQRNWKRYSQQRQYRRIRTAALKIQHAYKGWKLRIEFLKKRRAAIVIQSHLRGVFAREVATALREMRRVDEEMRKRERLEAERREREAAQAEADRKALEESERVAKEEILALSQMAEQINSKLHSQQHAANNNSRLAQGSLLQQNGPAGCDSKGSGSLQPGGAKGAGSASLQSNDSVDLDNLFAFLSEVQPNANSNAIIDEIGEKMDNLVEDLDVELESVIQQEIEGLTSERNNNVAAASTLKGGPLVNGTNNGISNNNNNTINNNKPTTPKPMGGIPSLPEPTMPPPPPPIENNNHTLPAAQPHHPATLHHIRRHEEPIYEAVIHLKELPPPPLDAHEKVPPIPQHQPSQVPVAPSQHHPTVAPPPPVHAHQQPVPPPHAHQAPTHHPPPQPGATHPTQPDAPPQPPPHAHAAPSHAYVHLENGTAGHKLRPKSPAVIRSASPIQRTGPNGPMSPSSPKHSRPSSRASSTGGGHPFAEREQRRKYRVEKKLQEMQQMDITEREKELLRDDVYYDILEFAESFYNTHERSPEGTIMATLTRKGRKSVDMVPKYEMITYYRGTTIPSSHIHMYDPENVTIACNIFRDLCKYIRGELNSERELQVIQFIIGQGIEREELRDEIFVQCMRQATNNPSVDWTDRVWLLLCLTIVAFQPSKLLFRYFVSFLKKNLESLEGKLRQYVQWCLDNCKNTKVRCRQYPPSSVEVAAMRRLGTIVCRFFFLDGRTKAIDVHPTDTASDAVAKLAEKLGLCNIEGWAIYQSRPDGEEHVKSHDYLYDIIAAWEAKQTKIHASSSTLRKNATTLGSGENRFVFKKRLFKSTRELSQDPVEVNMLYAQAVYSVVKCDDFPVSEKVALQLAGLQAQVALGDPSNQPKPEYYSDVPSYLPERISKTREEQFWVPILAQAHRQYGSGRTELTAKVLYLSCVMQYPLYGTTMFAVSYRGYWSYGNSLILGVNCEGIILIKPDDKFVLYEFRYAEVESIMLDPSDSFITISLNRHTSTSTDQQRCFVFETAQKNEIGSLIVSYYPALSNWITENEVPPKKSKGITNEDRVRLHHNLVVCRRHLVDAEILRKPQDPSGGFLRNTLRRLSKHRLEKLRAEHGSPVHDHGETYKGFPHAYWAFSRQALPQSLSKLPDQEEQAMLQVFNSILTYAGLGQNGETVQRAEDEHITLIQSIMDRCMRKESLLNELYLQLIKQTTDHPDPNSRVNLRHWALLSLACSVILPPQKVVRKYLLGHLKRCASDFITEEGKYARFAEKCFFKTQGTRRRQWPPSREEIICTINRRPIYARFHFMDGQYHSVEFHPSSTSREVMEIVKKKIGLQENALGYAIYEVLGASERSLLPDEKVADVMSKWEKYRTAAAQAVQQNQSSNLPPACRRQHHLFLFKKHLFCDQYMNLDDPVEKELLYHQVLHGLRTERFPITEMEAIMLTALQGQLELGDSSDIVQDYRPIAAHCLPPRFVPNIPRDSVAMHHQSLRGTTPAEAKKSFLNLIQSWPLHKATIFDVMQSFTSNWPRMLWLAVDQKGLHLLEHRSRNTLCTYDYQSILSFSPNMNCLMIITGSDKKQSKVILTTAQAFQIANLIREYMEVLQRQQQTHVDDTQKENQSSGANQPPPAPQVPPHNQPLPPPHQHLPVQQQGVGGTVGTGADLRKGGQRPPSMLLRQSSAALVAPQPS, encoded by the exons GAATATGTTGCCAAATATCATGGCCAGAAGCTGGGCCTGCTGGAACCGCACGTTTTCGCGATGGCGGAAGCCGCCTATCGGAACATACGCGACAACAACACGAACCAATCGTGTGTCATATCCGGCGAATCCGGTGCCGGCAAGACGGAAACAACCAAATTCATCCTGCAGTACCTGTGCTCGGTTACGTGCGACGTATCGACCTGGGTGCAGCAACAGATCCTGGAGGCGAACACCATCCTGGAAGCGTTCGGCAATGCGAAAACCATCCGCAACGACAACAGTTCCCGGTTCGGCAAGTTCATGCAGGTGTGCTTCGACGCGAAATGGTGCATCAAGGGTTGCATCATACAGGACTACCTGCTCGAGCAGTCGCGCATCACCTTCCAGAGCCCGGGCGAGCGGAACTATCACGTCCTGTACCAGCTGGTCGCGGAGGGCACAACGAACAAAGAGCTGGCGGCCGCGCTCCATCTGCGCGATGCGTCCTTCTACCGATATCTGAACGCGTCCGGTGGGACCGGTGAGGCCGGCACCGACCAATCCGCGCTGGAGATTGCCACCGAGTCGAAGCGGTTCGAGGCGTTGCGATTGGCGTTCAACGTGCTGCAGATCTCCCAGCCACTGATCGACGGTATATTTCGCGTGCTGAGTGCCATAATGTGGTTGGGCAATCTGAACTTTGCCGACGTCGACGGGGAACGGTGCGAGCTGGCACCGGAGGACGATGAGATAGCGAAGATCGTCGCGCAGCTGCTGGGACTGCAGGAGGCCGATCTGGTGCAGGTGTTGCTGAAGCGGCAGATTAATGTGCGCGGCAACATTACCGAGATACCGCTGAAGCTGCAGGAGGCGGGCGAAAATCGGCACGCGATGGCGAAGGCCCTCTACTCCCGCACCTTCGCCTGGTTAATTAGCCATATCAACACGTGCATCAACCCGGGCCAGGATGCGTCCCGGTTTTTGGGCGTGTTGGACATCTTCGGGTTTGAGAACTTCAACACCAACTCGTTCGAGCAGCTGTGCATCAACTACACGAACGAGAAGCTGCACAAATTCTTCAACCACTACGTGTTTGCGCTGGAACAAGAGATT TATCGCCAAGAGGAGATTCGGTTCTCCCACATCCAGTTCACCGATAACACGCAATGTCTAGAGCTGATCGAGAAGCCGCCACGCTGCATCCTCAAGCTGCTGACAGAACAGTGCCATATGCCAAAGGGGTCAGACACAGCGTATCTCACCAATCTGCACAGCGAGTTCGAATCGAACGGTAGCTACGTGAAGGGACAAGATCGACGCCACTGGGAGTCGGAGTTTGGTATTCGCCACTACGCCGGATGCGTCAGTTACACCGTCAAGGGATTCGTCGATAAGAACCGTGACGTGCAGCAGGACGTCCTGTTCGATCACATGAGTCGGAGCATGAATACGTTCGTGCAGGAGATCGCCTCCTTCCAGGATCTGCTTTCGATACAGCACGTCCAATCGGCATCGTCGGCGACGAGCACCGTGTCGCGCGGAACGTCCAAGGGAAAGCTAACCGTCAGCGACACCTTCCGGCAGCAGTTGCAAGCGCTGGTGGATGTCCTGCAGAGCACAAACCCCTGGTACGTGCGCTGCATTAAGCCAAACTGCGACAAACTGCCGAACGATTACGACGACCAGCTCGTGCTGGATCAGCTGCGTTATCTCGGCATGCTGGACATCATACGCATACGGCGCGAAGGCTTCCCGGTGCATCTGACGTTCGATGATTTcgtgcaaaagtaccaatgcCTGACGAAGCGGTTCCGCAACATGTCCAGCCAGGATCAGGCGTTGGCCGTCATACGCGAGCTGAACGTTCCGCCAACCGAGTGGCAGATGGGCCGCACCAAGGTGTTCCTGCGCAGTGTCGTGCACGAACCGCTCGAGGATGCCCGGAAGCAGGTGATCAACTCGAAGGCACTGCTCATACAGCGAAATTGGAAGCGGTACAGCCAGCAGCGTCAGTACAGACGGATTCGCACGGCCGCGTTGAAGATACAGCACGCGTACAAGGGCTGGAAGCTGCGGATCGAGTTCCTGAAGAAGCGTCGCGCTGCCATCGTCATCCAGAGCCATCTGCGGGGTGTGTTTGCGCGCGAGGTCGCGACGGCACTGCGCGAGATGCGCCGGGTCGACGAGGAGATGCGCAAACGGGAACGGCTGGAAGCGGAACGTCGGGAACGGGAAGCGGCCCAGGCGGAAGCGGATCGAAAGGCACTGGAGGAAAGCGAAAG GGTTGCGAAAGAAGAAATTCTTGCTTTGTCGCAAATGGCTGAGCAGATAAACTCGAAACTGCACTCACAACAGCATGCCGCAAACAATAACAGTCGCCTAGCGCAAGGCTCACTACTGCAGCAGAACGGACCGGCCGGGTGTGATAGCAAGGGGTCCGGGTCCCTGCAGCCGGGCGGTGCCAAGGGGGCCGGGTCCGCCAGCCTGCAGAGCAACGATTCGGTTGATCTGGacaatttgtttgcctttctcAGCGAGGTACAGCCGAACGCGAACTCGAACGCCATCATCGACGAGATCGGCGAGAAGATGGACAATCTGGTGGAAGATCTCGACGTGGAGCTGGAATCGGTCATACAGCAGGAGATTGAAGGGTTGACGAGCGAACGCAACAACAATGTTGCGGCTGCATCCACACTAAAGGGTGGTCCATTAGTGAATGGCACCAACAATGGAAttagcaacaacaataacaatactATCAATAACAATAAGCCGACCACACCGAAACCGATGGGCGG CATCCCGTCGCTGCCAGAACCGACAatgccaccgccgccgccaccgatcgaaaacaacaaccatacACTGCCGGCCGCTCAGCCACACCATCCCGCCACACTGCATCACATCCGACGCCACGAGGAACCGATCTATGAGGCCGTTATACACCTGAAGGAGCTTCCACCGCCACCACTGGATGCGCACGAAAAGGTGCCACCGATTCCGCAACATCAACCGTCGCAGGTGCCGGTCGCTCCATCACAGCACCATCCAACGGTCGCGCCTCCACCGCCGGTACATGCCCATCAGCAACCGGTACCTCCGCCCCATGCCCACCAGGCACCAACGCATCATCCTCCGCCCCAACCGGGCGCGACCCATCCGACCCAACCGGATGCACCACCACAGCCACCGCCCCACGCACACGCCGCACCTAGTCACGCGTACGTTCACCTCGAGAATGGTACCGCTGGCCACAAGCTGCGCCCGAAGAGTCCGGCCGTCATACGATCGGCCAGTCCGATCCAGCGTACCGGCCCGAACGGACCGATGAGTCCGTCTTCGCCCAAGCACAGCCGGCCCAGCTCGCGAGCCTCCTCGACGGGCGGTGGTCATCCGTTCGCGGAGCGGGAACAGCGCCGCAAGTATCGCGTAGAGAAGAAGCtccaggaaatgcaacagatGGATATAACTGAGCGCGAGAAGGAACTGCTGCGGGATGACGTGTACTACGACATTCTGGAGTTTGCCGAAAGCTTCTACAACACGCATGAACGATCGCCGGAAGGTACGATCATGGCGACATTAACCCGCAAAGGCCGCAAATCTGTCGACATGGTGCCAAAGTACGAGATGATCACGTACTACCGCGGTACGACCATCCCGTCTTCCCACATACACATGTACGATCCGGAAAATGTTACGATTGCTTGTAACATTTTCCGCGACCTGTGCAAGTACATCCGGGGCGAGCTGAACAGCGAGCGGGAGCTGCAGGTGATCCAGTTCATCATCGGGCAGGGCATCGAGCGGGAAGAGCTGAGGGACGAAATCTTCGTGCAGTGCATGCGGCAGGCCACAAACAACCCGAGCGTCGACTGGACCGACCGCGTCTGGTTGCTGTTGTGTCTCACGATCGTCGCCTTCCAGCCGAGCAAACTGCTCTTCCGGTACTTCGTAAGCTTCCTGAAGAAGAACCTCGAATCGCTCGAAGGCAAACTGCGCCAGTACGTGCAGTGGTGTTTGGATAATTGTAAAAACACCAAGGTCCGCTGTCGCCAGTATCCACCGTCGAGCGTGGAAGTTGCG GCAATGCGACGGCTTGGCACGATTGTGTGCCGGTTCTTTTTCCTCGATGGCCGCACCAAAGCGATCGATGTACATCCGACCGATACGGCAAGCGATGCCgtggccaagctggcggaaaaGCTTGGACTGTGCAATATCGAGGGCTGGGCGATCTATCAATCGCGCCCGGACGGTGAGGAGCACGTCAAGTCGCACGACTATCTGTACGACATTATTGCCGCCTGGGAAGC CAAGCAGACGAAGATCCACGCGTCCAGCTCCACGCTGCGCAAGAACGCAACCACGCTGGGTTCGGGCGAGAATCGGTTCGTGTTCAAGAAGCGTTTGTTCAAGAGCACGCGGGAACTCTCGCAGGATCCGGTGGAGGTGAACATGCTGTACGCACAGGCCGTGTACAGTGTCGTGAAG TGCGATGATTTCCCGGTATCGGAGAAGGTTGCGCTGCAGCTGGCCGGCTTGCAGGCCCAGGTTGCTCTCGGCGATCCGTCGAACCAACCGAAACCGGAGTACTATTCGGACGTGCCGAGCTATCTGCCGGAGCGCATCTCGAAAACCCGTGAGGAACAGTTCTGGGTGCCGATACTGGCCCAAGCTCATCGACAGTACGGTTCAGGACGCACGGAGCTAACGGCGAAGGTGCTGTACCTGTCGTGTGTCATGCAGTACCCACTGTACGGCACGACGATGTTCGCCGTGTCCTACCGTGGCTATTGGAGCTATGGCAACAGTCTGATACTCGGCGTCAACTGTGAGGGCATCATACTGATCAAGCCGGACGACAAGTTCGTCCTGTACGAGTTCCGCTACGCCGAGGTGGAATCGATCATGCTCGATCCGAGCGACAGCTTCATCACGATCAGTCTGAACCGGCACACGAGCACCAGCACCGACCAGCAACGGTGCTTCGTGTTTGAGACGGCCCAGAAGAACGAAATCGGTTCGCTGATCGTGTCGTACTATCCGGCCCTCTCGAACTGGATCACGGAGAACGAGGTACCGCCGAAGAAGAGCAAAGGCATCACCAACGAGGATCGCGTCCGGCTGCACCACAATTTGGTCGTCTGTCGGCGACACCTGGTCGATGCGGAGATACTGCGCAAACCGCAGGACCCTAGCGGGGGCTTCCTGCGCAACACGTTGCGCCGGCTGTCGAAGCATCGGCTGGAGAAGTTGCGCGCCGAACATGGCAGCCCGGTGCACGATCATGGCGAAACGTACAAGGGTTTCCCGCACGCTTACTGGGCCTTCAGCCGCCAGGCGTTGCCCCAAAGCCTTAGCAAGCTGCCCGATCAGGAGGAGCAGGCTATGTTGCAGGTGTTCAATTCGATTCTAACCTACGCCGGGCTCGGGCAAAACG GCGAAACAGTTCAGCGCGCAGAGGACGAACACATTACGCTCATACAGTCGATCATGGATCGTTGCATGCGCAAGGAGTCGCTGTTGAACGAACTGTATCTGCAGCTGATCAAGCAGACGACCGACCATCCCGATCCTAATTCACGCGTAAATCTGCGCCACTGGGCGCTACTATCACTCGCCTGTAGCGTCATCCTGCCGCCCCAGAAGGTGGTGCGCAAGTATCTGCTAGGACATCTGAAACGTTGCGCTAGCGATTTCATCACCGAGGAGGGCAAGTATGCACGCTTTGCGGAGAAATGTTTCTTCAAAACACAGGGCACCCGGCGCCGCCAGTGGCCACCGTCGCGGGAGGAGATCATCTGCACGATCAACCGGCGGCCGATCTACGCGCGGTTCCACTTTATGGACGGACAGTATCATTCGGTCGAGTTCCACCCAAGCTCGACTTCTCGAGAGGTGATGGAAATCGTGAAGAAGAAGATCGGACTTCAGGAAAATGCACTCG GGTACGCTATCTACGAAGTGCTGGGTGCATCGGAACGGAGCTTACTGCCGGACGAAAAGGTTGCTGACGTCATGTCGAAATGGGAAAAGTATCGTACCGCGGCCGCCCAGGCGGTGCAGCAAAATCAGAGCTCCAACTTACCGCCCGCCTGCCGCCGGCAGCATCATCTGTTTCTGTTCAAGAAGCATCTGTTCTGCGATCAGTACATGAACCTGGACGATCCCGTCGAAAAGGAATTGCTCTATCACCAGGTGCTACACGGTTTGCGTACCGAACGTTTTCCCATCACCGAAATGGAGGCT ATTATGTTAACTGCTCTACAAGGACAACTTGAGCTCGGTGACAGTTCGGACATTGTGCAGGATTATCGGCCCATTGCTGCCCACTGTCTGCCGCCCCGCTTCGTACCGAACATCCCGCGCGACAGTGTGGCCATGCATCATCAGAGTTTGCGCGGCACAACACCGGCAGAGGCGAAGAAATCCTTTTTGAATCTCATCCAAAGCTGGCCCCTCCATAAGGCCACCATCTTCGACGTGATGCAATCGTTCACCTCCAACTGGCCAAGGATGCTCTGGTTGGCGGTGGACCAGAAGGGATTGCACCTGCTCGAACACCGGTCACGCAACACGCTCTGCACGTACGACTATCAGTCGATACTGTCCTTCTCGCCCAACATGAACTGTCTCATGATCATCACCGGTTCGGATAAGAAGCAGTCGAAGGTTATCCTTACCACGGCACAG GCCTTCCAGATTGCAAACCTTATACGCGAATACATGGAAGTGCTTCAGCGACAGCAGCAAACGCACGTGGATGACacgcaaaaggaaaaccaatCCTCCGGCGCTAACCAACCGCCACCTGCCCCACAAGTGCCACCGCACAACCAACCACTTCCGCCACCCCATCAGCATCTTCCGGTTCAGCAGCAAGGTGTTGGAGGTACTGTCGGGACCGGGGCGGATCTACGTAAGGGTGGCCAACGACCACCATCGATGCTGTTGCGTCAGTCCAGTGCCGCACTGGTGGCACCGCAGCCCAGCTAA